The Pectobacterium sp. A5351 genome contains the following window.
GATAACACAAAGGTTCCTCCATGAAGAAAATTGATGCGATTATTAAGCCGTTCAAACTGGACGATGTGCGTGAAGCGTTAGCTGAAGTGGGCATCACAGGGATGACGGTAACGGAAGTGAAAGGTTTTGGTCGTCAGAAAGGCCACACGGAACTGTATCGTGGCGCAGAATACATGGTCGATTTTCTGCCAAAAGTAAAAATCGAAATTGTCGTAGCGGATGATATCGTCGATACCTGTGTAGAAACCATCACGCAGACCGCGCAGACAGGTAAAATCGGCGATGGTAAAATCTTTGTCTTTGATGTGGCGCGCGTTGTCCGTATTCGTACCGGCGAAGAGGACGAGGAAGCGATTTAATCGTCTCGCCTTGCATTGTTCCGTTTTAGAAGCCAGCCTGATGAGGGCTGGCTTCGTCACATTGACTTCTACTCTAACTTCTACTTCCCTTTAGGCGCGGTAGGCACCCAGCCTGCCAACACCTTATCTGCGGTGTATTCCGCTGCTTCCGCGTCGCTTAACTGACGGCGCTGATCGTTTTTCTCTGCTCCTTTTCCGCTGGATTTATACTCGAAAAAGCGTGAGTCTTGCGGATGGAACCAGATTTTCTCGCCTTGTTTATCTTTACCGGACATTTTATCCCAGCCATAGATGTGGTCGTCCATGCTGGTGTTCAGGAAGACAGTCTGGCCGATGGCGTTAGGATCGGCATAGCGGCCATCCTCAAAGGTGGTCGTTGGGTGCCAGGGGCGACCCAAACCATAGCTTTTCGCCGGGACGTCTTTCTCTTTAATCACCCGGCTATTGATAATGACCAGCCCATATTTTTGCTTAATGTCAGTGCTTGGAGCGGTGAGATAGCCAAGCGGCTGATCTTTCACGTCGGTACGGTTACGCGAGACGATGTCGCAATTGTCAAATAATGCAGTGCCGTCGCCAAAGATGAAGTCAACGGTGCCGCTTATCCGGCATTGTGAGAAGAAGCTGCGTCCCCCTTTCACATAGAGCGTGTCTTGATACCCAACCAGACTGACATCATGGAACCACGCACGATCGCTATTTTCGGCGACCAGTAGCGCAACGGCCTGCGAGTCTTTTAATTTTGTAGGATCGTCGTTGGCTTTGGCCTGATTGGCGGGGTAATCGAAATCATTGCGAATGGTCAAGGAACGGGCGCTGAAATCGGGCGCATCGACTTTCACCGTGTTGCTGCCGTAAGTTCCCCATTTGCTGCCATCGGGTTTGAGTGTCCCGGCTGCGGTGGTTGCGGTGATCACGGTGCCGTCACGGCTTTCGCCCTGGAGATGGATGTTAGGGCGCGTAATGGTCAGGCGTTCGTGGTACACACCATTTTTCACATAGATAATAAATGGTGAGCTATCTGCCGGTGCACTGGCAATCGCTTCAGTAATGGTTTTGTAGGCTTTAGTGTCCCCTGAATTGGTAGAAACCAGCGCATTGTAGTCGGCTGCCTGTGCTAGCGATAAAGGGGCGGTAATTAACATGGCTAAGGTCAGCGTCTTGCAGGGGGTTGAGGCTTTTATCATGTCTAGAATCCTGTAATCGGTAAAGGAAAGGTGTGTAACGCGCGGCAAGGTCACACCGCGCGGTTCTGTCTTATCGTTTTGTCTGACTGATCACTACTTGTGTTTGCTGGCCGTTTTTTCCGCCAGCAATGCTAACGCAGGTTCTTGCCGAATGGCGTCGGCGACAATTCCCGCCACGGCGATAGCGCCTTTTTTCTGGAAATGGGTAGTATCCGGTTTGCTCAGGCTACCCGCCTGATCGCGATAGTAAGGGTATTGTTTGGGATCGATCACTAACCAATACTGTTTCCAGTGGTCGCTGTTGCCCTGATTCGCCAGCGCGATAGTGGCAGGTTCCACGTCCAGTAAAATCACCTTGTTATCCGCTGCCGTATCCCTGATGGTCTGGCTGTAATCGCCGATGAAGGCGTAGCCGTTATCTGCATTTTGCTTGGTGAAATGGCTGTGTACGGCGGGTGTACCCTCTTTGCCTTCAGCCGTTTTCACTCGGGTAGTTGGCGTCAGCAGAACGGGGGTGAGCTTGTGCTGGCGGGCGAAGGTGATGTAGCGTTCCAGCGACGTCTGGAATGACATATCGGCTTTGCCCTGCGGGGCCTGTTTTTTCCCTGCGGCATCGTTCGGGTAAGTGCAGAGGTTAGCGACATCAGCAGGACCACGTACCGCTTTGGCCCCATTGCAGTTTTGATCGTTGTGTCCCATTTGGATAAACAGGAAATCGCCTTCTTTCATCAGTGGTTGCATCTGACGGAACCAGCCTTCGTAAAAATAGTCACGTGAACTACGACCTGCTCGTCCGCCGTTAACAACTTTTACGCCGCTGTTTTTGCTGAACTGTTGTTCAAAAACCTGTCCCCACCCCATGCGCGGGAAGCGCATTTTTTCATAGGTTGCTGCAGTCGAGTCGCCGACGATGAAAATACGGGTTTGCGCTTTCTGGATTGCGTCCAGGTTCTGGCGAGCAGAGCGATAATCCAGCGGTTCATAGTCGCCTTTATCGTTCAGACCGACAATCGGGTGGAAGGCGCTGTCGGTTAGCACCGTATGGCCTGAGTAGCCCGTATTGTTGTGATAATTGCGGTTATGATTAATGACGCTGACGATGTTGGTGACAGCGTCCTGCTGAGCGGCAGGGTAGGTAAGGGGATCGAAACGGGTAGGTGTACTGATGCCCACCTGTTTTAACGCGTCATTGAAGCCTGCGTGGAAATCCGCGTAGGCTTTTTTCCAGGCTGCGGCATCCAGTTTCGGTGATGCCGTGTCGTCCGTTAGTTGCTGTGGGCCAATGTAGCCTGCCGCCACCGCGATATCAGAGGTGATGCGGTCAGTCATCGGGTTGATATTGGCGATATTTTCTTTCCCGTCATGTAATGAAGGGGCGACAGCGGATAGGCAAATGGCACGAGGAATATTATTCAACAGGCAGTTATTGCCGCCGGACTCAATAGCTAAAAGACGTAACGGCGGCGTGAGACCTGAAATATCAAGCTGATACTTGCCTTGCTCATCCGTCTTTGTCTGTCGCTTCTGGCCTTGTTGATCCCTGATTATGATAGTCGCGGGCAGATGAATATCCCGTACGGTGACGTTACCCGATAAGCCGGTTTTTTCACCCAGCATTGCGCCTGACAGTAATTTAGCGCTGTCCGTTGTGGCGCTCTGCTGTGCAGCGGCGGAAGTTTTAGCATGTACCTGTGTGAAAGGGGCAGAAAGTATCAGAGCTAAAGCGACACTTTCTGAAAAACGTTTTGCCATGGTTAGACATATCCCTTGTTGATTAATCGAAAACAGTTAATGAACCCAAGCGTTGTCAAAGGAAGGTCGCTGTTTTTTATCGTTCTTGTCACGGCCTTTAGAGAAAACGTCGGGGGCTTTATTGTGCACCCAAGCCGACTCAAGGGCGATGCCTATATCCGTCATTCTTCAAGTTGCACGTGCGTTAGCTGCGTTCGCTCACCCGAATCACTTACCTGAGTAAGCTCATCGGGATGAAATGAGAGACATCCTGTCTCTCACCGGAGGCCAGCCTTTGGCTGGTCAAATTCGTTCCCGACGAATTTGTCCCTCGCTTGCCGCGTTACAAGGCACATAAATGCGCCTCGCCCTAACGGGCCAACGCTTTGCGTTGTTCAAAACGCTAACGTTTTGTCTTGCAACTCGAATTATTTAGGCTATATACGCAGGTCCTTTTTGGTGAAATAACTATTCATTAAAAATGAAATGTTATTTTAATAGAGCGTGTTTTTTTGTGACCCACCTCTTTTTTAGCGGAGCGCTCGTGTGTCAGCACATAAAATTGTGATCGGTAAAGTATTTTTGGGAAGGGGGACGGTCTGAAAAATGAAAAAAGGCCGCAAAAGCGACCTTTGGGTTTGATCCGTTATCAATGAGGGTTAGACAACTTTATGTGGACCAAAACATTCGTAATGTAGCTGCTCGGCCGGGATCCCCATTGCCAGCAGTTGCTGTGCGATAAACTGCATGAAAACCACAGGGCCACACAGGTAATAGTGCATATCTGGCGTGGTTAACTCCTCTTTTAGCGAGGCCAACTGCATTAGTCCACTATGGTGATAATCTTCACCCGGACGATCGTCCGGCTGTGGTTCCCGATACCAGATGTGCTGCTGGAACTGCGGCAGCGCCTGCCCCGTCTGTTTGATTTCATTCGCAAACGCATGCGCTGTGCCGTTCTCCGCTGCGTGTAGCCATAACACCTTCGCCTGATGATCCTGTTGTTTGAGCGTATGCAGCATGCCCAGCATAGGAGTTTGCCCTACGCCGCCGGAAATCAGGGCCACCGGTGTGGAAGCGGAGATATCAAGGAAGAAATCACCGTGCGGCGCTGCCAGATGAATGATGTCGCCTTCGCGCGCGGTATCATGCAGATAGCCGGAAACGGTGCCCTGTGCTTCACGTTTCACCGCAATCCGGTAGGATTTTCCATTTGGTGCGTGAGTCAGAGAGTATTGGCGAATCTCCTGATTGGCAAAACTGCCATGCTTGATGTAAACCGCCAGATACTGGCCCGGCTGAAAATCAGCAATAGGTTGGCCGTCGGTGGGTTCCAGCGTGAAACTGGTAATCACGGCGCTTTGCGATTGCTTGTTCACAATACGGAAAGGTCGCACACCGCCCCAGCCGCCGTTTTTCGCTTCGGTGTTGCGATAGATATCGCTTTCGCGCTGGATAAAGACATTCGCCAGCACGCCATAGGCTTTACCCCAGGCGTCCAGCACCGCTTGTCCTGGGCTAAACATTTCATCCAGCGTTGCCAATAAGTGATTACCCACGATCTGATACTGATCGGCCTGAATGTTAAAGCTGGCGTGCTTCTGGGCGATACGCTCAACCGCAGGCAGCAGAGCACCCAGATTTTCGATATTCGTCGCATACGCACAGATGGCATTGAACAGCGCTTCTCGCTGATCGCCATTGCGCTGGTTGCTCATGTTAAAAATATCTTTGAGTTCAGGGTTATGGGTAAACATGCGATCGTAAAAATGCGCAGTCAGTTTCGGGCCGGTTTCCGCCAGCAGAGGAATGGTCGATTTAACAATGGCGATAGTGTGGTTATCCAGCATGGTGACTCCTTATTATTGGCATGATTTATAAGTTGTATTTTATATGCATCTTATTGGGTTTGTCCGTCACTGTAAATTACCTTTTTAGTGGTAGGGATTTTTTAGGCGGGAACCAAAAGGAATAACATGAAGGAATAGCAGGTTGAGAATGAAGAAAAATCCGTTGACCACCACACGCCTCGAATTTGCTGAAGCCTTGTGCTGCCTGTAGTTAATCGTTTGCGTAAAAACCTCTGTCAAGACCTATCTTCATTAGGGAAAAACGGTTTACACTATACGACATTCCCCAAGAGGGTAGCCCAATTCCCAAACGGGCCATTAATTCCCAGTATATTTATGTTAGCTGAGTCAGGAGATCCGGATGTTAAAGCGTGAAATGAACATTGCCGATTATGATGCCGACCTGTGGCAAGCAATGGAGCAAGAAGTGGTGCGTCAGGAAGAGCACATTGAACTGATTGCGTCAGAAAACTACACCAGCCCACGCGTTATGCAGGCTCAGGGGTCTCAGCTGACGAACAAGTATGCTGAAGGTTATCCGGGCAAACGTTACTACGGCGGCTGTGAGTATGTTGACGTGGTTGAGCAGTTGGCGATCGATCGTGCGAAAGCGCTGTTCGGCGCAGATTATGCCAACGTGCAGCCGCACTCTGGTTCCCAGGCTAACTTTGCCGTTTACACCGCGCTGCTGCAACCGGGCGACACCATTCTGGGTATGAACCTGGCGCACGGTGGTCACCTGACGCACGGTTCTCCGGTTAACCTGTCAGGCAAACTGTATAAAGTTATTCCTTACGGTATCGATGAAAGCGGCAAAATCGACTACGACGAAATGGCGGAACTGGCACGTACGCACAAGCCAAAAATGATCGTCGGTGGTTTCTCTGCCTATTCTGGCGTGGTTGACTGGGCGAAGATGCGTGAAATCGCTGACAGCATCGGCGCTTACCTGTTTGTCGATATGGCTCACGTTGCCGGTCTGATTGCCGCAGAGGTTTACCCTAACCCGGTTCCTCATGCTCACATCGTGACCACGACGACGCACAAAACGCTGGCTGGCCCACGCGGTGGCCTGATTCTGGCGAAAGGCGGCGACGAAGAGCTGTACAAAAAGCTGAACTCTGCTGTTTTCCCTGGTGGTCAGGGTGGCCCATTGATGCACGTTATCGCAGGTAAAGCGGTTGCGCTGAAAGAAGCGATGGAGCCTGAATTCAAAGTGTATCAGCAGCAGGTCGCGAAAAACGCCAAAGCAATGGTTGAAGTCTTCCTGTCACGTGGTTTCAACGTCGTTTCTGGCGGAACCAGCAACCACCTGTTCCTGCTGGATCTGGTTAGCAAAAACCTGACCGGTAAAGAGGCTGATGCTGCACTGGGTCGTGCGAATATCACCGTGAACAAGAACAGCGTGCCTAACGATCCGAAGAGCCCGTTCGTGACTTCCGGTATCCGTATCGGTACACCGGCGGCAACCCGTCGCGGCTTTAAAGAAGCGGAAGTGCGTGAGCTGGCTGGCTGGATCTGTGATGTGTTGGACAACATCAACGACGAAGCGACCATTGAGCGCGTGAAACAGAAAGTGCTGGATATCTGCGCCCGCTTCCCGGTTTACGCATAATTCGGTCGTTTCTCTGACATCACTGTCGGAATACTTCCCAAACGCCAGCTTGTGTGCTGGCGTTTTTTATGGTGGCCATCCCTGGCCACCACCCTGCGGGCCGTCGCAAGCGACGTTGAAAATTTCTCCCGGAAATTTTTTATGCCTGTCGATCGGGTCGACATCGTTGTTCGCATTTCATTGCGAATAACGCGTTGCGCCGCCGCATGCACTCTGACAGAGTAGCCAGCAAAAAAGAGCCGAAGCTAGGAGAGTTCGTCATCGAAAGGGAGACATCATGGTTTTGCAATCGACGCGCTGGCTGGCGCTAAGCTATTTCACCTACTTTTTTTGCTATGGCGTTTTCCTGCCATTTTGGGGGGGATGGCTGAAAGGCGAGGGGCTGTCCGCCGAGTCGATCGGGATGCTGCTGGGGGCGGGTCTGGTGGCGCGTTTCGTCGGCAGTCTGGTCATCACGCCCAGCGTGAAAGATCCGTCCAAACTGATTACGGTATTACGTGGGCTGGCGTTGCTGTCACTGGCGCTGGCCGTTGGTTTCTGGCTGGGGAATGCCTGGCTGTGGCTGATGATCGTGATGATTGGGTTTAACCTGTTTTTCGCGCCACTGGTGCCGCTGACCGATGCCTTAGCCGCGACCTGGCAGCGGCAGGTCGTGATGGATTACGGCAAGGTACGGGTTTGGGGCTCGATCGCGTTTGTCATTGCTTCTGCGGCGACAGGCGAACTGGTCGCTATCTGGGGACACCCCGCGATTCTGGCCATTCTCAGCGCGGGGCTGGTTGTCATGCTGTTAGGCATGCTGCTTCGCCCCAGCGTGATGCCGCAAGCGGCTGCGTCAACCGCGCAGTCGGTTAGTGTGACGCCGTGGAAAACCTTGCTGGCTGAACCTGCGGTATGGCGTTTCCTGCTTTGCGTATCTCTGCTACAGGGCGCACATGCAGCGTACTATGGTTTCAGCGTCATTTATTGGCAGGATTCGGGTTATTCCGCCTCGATTATCGGTTATCTCTGGTCGTTAGGCGTTGTCGCGGAAATTGTCATCTTTACCTTCAGCCAACGTCTGTTTCGGCGCTGGAGCGCCAGACAGCTTCTGCTGCTCTCAGCCGTGTGTGGCGTGGTGCGCTGGGGGTTAATGGGCTCGACGGTGGCTCTGCCGTGGCTGATTGTGATACAGATATTGCACTGTGGTACGTTCACCGTGTGCCACCTGGCCGCGATGCGTTTTATCGCTGCACGTTCTGGTGGTGACATTCTGCGGCTACAGGCGGTGTATTCCGCGCTGGCGATGGGGGGCAGTATCGCGGTGATGACGATGGTATCCGGTTTCCTGTTTGAGCATTTGCAGGGCGGCACGTTCTGGGGGATGGCGCTGCTGGCGGTGCCTGCACTGTTTATCCGGCCTTCCGTCAGTCACCGTGCCGCGGTCGAAAAGGTCTAATAAAGTGCTATCTACTGTCAAGATAACGTCGTGTGGTAAAAGTAATGTTACATTATAACGCTTTGAAACGCGGGTGCGGACGGATAACGTTGCTGATGGCAGGCTTGGCATTCGGCCAACCCGTTTTCGCTCACCCACACAGTTTTATTGATATGCAGACCACAGTTGAGAGCCAGAACGACCACATCATCGGTTTACGTATGCAATGGACAATGGATCCCATCACGTCGGCCGATTTGCTGTATGACGCAGGAAAGGCGAAAACGGATTCTGAAATCTGGAAAAAACTGGCGGCGGAAGTCATGGCTAATGTCTGGGGGCAGCACTATTTTACTGATATCTATCGTGATGGTCAGCCTGTGAAATATACGCCGCTGCCAACCGAGTATCACCTTTCCCGCAAAGGCAATCAGGCGGTACTGGAATTTGTACTGCCGTTGGCACATCCACAGCCGCTGGCCGGAAAACCTTTGCTGATTTCTACTTACGATCCTACCTATTTTGTCGATATGTCCTATCAGAACGACAAGGCTGTGAAGCTCGCGCCTGAGCTAGCCTCGCGCTGTAAAACCACGCTCGTCACGCCGGAACCTAACGCTGAACTGCAATCCTATGCGCTGTCGCTGGATAAGAACGACGCGCCGGACGAAGATATGGAGCTGGGTAAACAGTTTGCACAGCGGGTGACGCTGCAATGTCAGTGAACCTCGGTTCGCTGCCGCGCCGGCGTCCGCTGTTGAGTCGGCTGTGCGATCTGTGGCCGCTGTGGCTGTTTTTGGCGCTGCTGGCCTCGGCGTTGCACTACATCGTAGGGTACTGGCCACAACTTATGCTGCAAAGCGCGATTTGGCAGAAATCGCTGCATCAGCAAATGTCGCACCTGTTGCAAATGGTGGAACAGCAGCCGCATCAGGCAGGGCTGAGTCTGATGATGTTCAGTCTGGTCTATGGCGTGCTTCATGCCGTCGGGCCGGGGCACGGTAAAGTGGTCATCATGACCTATCTGGCGACACATCCATCGAAGCTGAAAAGCAGCCTGAAGTTGACGCTTGCGGCGTCGCTGGTTCAAGGGCTGATGGCGGTAGCGCTGGTGACGGTGGTATTAGGGATCTTGCAGCTATCCAGCCGAACGTTGCACAACAGCAGTTTCTGGATGGAGAAAGGGAGCTTCGTGCTGGTGGCGGGGCTGGGGCTTTTGCTCTGTTTCCGCGCATTGAAACAGCTGTATACCGTCCTCGTACAGCAGCCTAAACCCGCGACTATTTTGCGTGTCACCCAGCTTAACGTACCAACTGATAGACGTATGATGCTTCGCCCGGTGTCTGCACCGCTCCCTTCTTTGCACCAGCACGATACCGACTGTGGTTGCGGGCACCGCCATCTCCCGAGCAATGAGGAACTTGAGCGCGATAGCAGCTGGCGTACGCGTCTGATGATTGTGCTGGCGATGGGAATGCGCCCGTGCTCAGGCGCTATTCTGGTGCTGCTTTTCTCTAAAGTGATCGGCGTCTATCTGTGGGGCGTCGCCTCTGCGCTGGTGATGGCTGCCGGAACGGCGATCACCATCTCCGCGCTGGCCGTGTTGGTTTTTTACTGCCGTCGTGTCGTGGAACGTTTAGGGGCAAATCGGGCATCGCCCGTATGGCAGCGTGCGATGTTTTCTCTTCTGGCATTTGCCGGCGGGCTGATTTTGGTTGGCTCCGGCGTCCTGCTTTACCTCAACGCACAGCCCGCGATGATGGGCGGTATTCGGCCATTCTCCGGCTAATTTTACCTTTTATTAACCTCGCGCTAAAAACCCGTTGCTTCCGATAATCACGGCGGGATATTATTTCAATAATGATAACTATTATCATTTACAACCATAATCGCAGAAGGGAATAATAATGAAGAAATGGCTGTTCTCAGTCGTTGTTCTGTTGGGGCTGAGTGCGAGTGCTATCGCCAGCGCTAACCCGATTGTTATTGAAGACGTTAGTGGCAGGAAGGTAGAAATTAAATCCGAAGTAAAGCGGATTATTTTAGGGGAAGGTCGACAGATTTATCTGCTGGCTGCCTTTGATACGGAAGCCCCGTTCCAGCGCGTGGTTGGCTGGCGTGACGATCTGCCAAAAGCGGATTACGACGGCTATCTGGCTTATGAAAAGCAATACCCGGAAATCAAAAAGCTGCCGACCTTCGGCGGCGCGAAAGACGGTACCTTCAACGTTGAGCAGGCGCTGACGCTGAAACCGGATTTGGTGTTGATGAATCTGGAGTCAAAAGCGGCGACGGATGAAGGCAAATTGATAGAAAAGCTCAACTCGCTGGGTATTCCGGTCGTGTTTATCGATTTCCGCGAGAAGCCGTTTGAGAACGCAGAAAAAAGCATTCACATCATGGGTCAGCTGGTGGGTAAACCACAGCGTGCGGAAGAGATTATTAAATTCCGTCGTGAGCAGATCGAGCTGGTCACCGATCGGTTGAAGAACTATCAGGGGCCACGCCCGAAAGTGATGATCGATCGCGCGGGCGGCTATGACGAAGAGTGCTGCATGTCATTCGGTGATGAGAACTTTGGCCGCATGGTTGAAGCCGCTGGCGGTGACAACATTGCCAAGAACATCATCCCCGGCACGTTTGGTTCGCTGAACCCTGAGCAGATTATCAGCGCTCGCCCGGATGTGGTGGTGGTGACCGGGGCGAACTGGAAAAACTACAACACGGCAAATGGTTGGGTTGGCGTTGGGCCAGGAGCCGATCAGAAAGAAGCGCTGCAACGCCTGCAAAAACTGATGGAGCGTTCAGCATTTAAAACGCTGCCTGTTGCGACCAATGGTAACGCTCATGCGATCTGGCATCAGTTCTATGACAGCCCGTATCAGTTTGTGGCGATTCAGGTATTAGCAAAATGGATGCACCCGGAGCTGTTTAATGACATCGATCCTGACGCGACGTTCCGTACCTTCCATGAGAAATTCCTGCCGCTGCCGTATCAGCCTGGTTACTGGGTTACGTTGCCAGCGAAGAGATAACGCCGTCAGGCAGTAAATCCGGTAATAAGAAGGCACTGAATCTTATCGTTCAGTGCTTTTTTTATTTTTATGCCTTTTTCACGGGTTCAACTCGCCATTGACTTACCGCATTCTTTATTCTTCGAGAGAGCAAAGCAAACGTTTACCTTTCCACTTATCTGGTTACAGGATCTTTAGATGTTTTTGACGATCAATTGTCTTTTTTTGATAGTAATTTTGTATCGATTGAATATTATTAATTTGTTTTGGCGATCGATGCTATCAAGCTACTCACTTCTGTGTCGATAATTGAGCGTAGTAAAGGTATGTGTGATGTCTACTCACTATGCTACGTAGGGAGGACGACGTTGCTTATTTGACATACCCGAATCAGTAAAAAAAGTGCGGTATAACAATTCAAGAATGGAGCGGTTATGAATATCACGCAACGCCTGCTGCTGACATTTTCACTAATGTCGCTAGCACTTATCTCATTAGTTATCGTCACTTTATCATTGTTATCAGGGTTCCAGTCTCGTTTTGAATATGTTCAGGACAATGCGATTCCGAGCATCAAAGATTTAAATAATATGGTGGATAAAAGCAATTCGCTGGTGCTTTTTTTGTATCGCCATCAAACAACGGTGGATGATGGAAAGCTCCCCGTTATTGAACAGGAC
Protein-coding sequences here:
- the glyA gene encoding serine hydroxymethyltransferase — encoded protein: MLKREMNIADYDADLWQAMEQEVVRQEEHIELIASENYTSPRVMQAQGSQLTNKYAEGYPGKRYYGGCEYVDVVEQLAIDRAKALFGADYANVQPHSGSQANFAVYTALLQPGDTILGMNLAHGGHLTHGSPVNLSGKLYKVIPYGIDESGKIDYDEMAELARTHKPKMIVGGFSAYSGVVDWAKMREIADSIGAYLFVDMAHVAGLIAAEVYPNPVPHAHIVTTTTHKTLAGPRGGLILAKGGDEELYKKLNSAVFPGGQGGPLMHVIAGKAVALKEAMEPEFKVYQQQVAKNAKAMVEVFLSRGFNVVSGGTSNHLFLLDLVSKNLTGKEADAALGRANITVNKNSVPNDPKSPFVTSGIRIGTPAATRRGFKEAEVRELAGWICDVLDNINDEATIERVKQKVLDICARFPVYA
- a CDS encoding DUF1007 family protein — its product is MLHYNALKRGCGRITLLMAGLAFGQPVFAHPHSFIDMQTTVESQNDHIIGLRMQWTMDPITSADLLYDAGKAKTDSEIWKKLAAEVMANVWGQHYFTDIYRDGQPVKYTPLPTEYHLSRKGNQAVLEFVLPLAHPQPLAGKPLLISTYDPTYFVDMSYQNDKAVKLAPELASRCKTTLVTPEPNAELQSYALSLDKNDAPDEDMELGKQFAQRVTLQCQ
- a CDS encoding 3-phenylpropionate MFS transporter, which codes for MVLQSTRWLALSYFTYFFCYGVFLPFWGGWLKGEGLSAESIGMLLGAGLVARFVGSLVITPSVKDPSKLITVLRGLALLSLALAVGFWLGNAWLWLMIVMIGFNLFFAPLVPLTDALAATWQRQVVMDYGKVRVWGSIAFVIASAATGELVAIWGHPAILAILSAGLVVMLLGMLLRPSVMPQAAASTAQSVSVTPWKTLLAEPAVWRFLLCVSLLQGAHAAYYGFSVIYWQDSGYSASIIGYLWSLGVVAEIVIFTFSQRLFRRWSARQLLLLSAVCGVVRWGLMGSTVALPWLIVIQILHCGTFTVCHLAAMRFIAARSGGDILRLQAVYSALAMGGSIAVMTMVSGFLFEHLQGGTFWGMALLAVPALFIRPSVSHRAAVEKV
- the pemA gene encoding pectinesterase PemA codes for the protein MIKASTPCKTLTLAMLITAPLSLAQAADYNALVSTNSGDTKAYKTITEAIASAPADSSPFIIYVKNGVYHERLTITRPNIHLQGESRDGTVITATTAAGTLKPDGSKWGTYGSNTVKVDAPDFSARSLTIRNDFDYPANQAKANDDPTKLKDSQAVALLVAENSDRAWFHDVSLVGYQDTLYVKGGRSFFSQCRISGTVDFIFGDGTALFDNCDIVSRNRTDVKDQPLGYLTAPSTDIKQKYGLVIINSRVIKEKDVPAKSYGLGRPWHPTTTFEDGRYADPNAIGQTVFLNTSMDDHIYGWDKMSGKDKQGEKIWFHPQDSRFFEYKSSGKGAEKNDQRRQLSDAEAAEYTADKVLAGWVPTAPKGK
- the paeY gene encoding pectin acetylesterase PaeY → MAKRFSESVALALILSAPFTQVHAKTSAAAQQSATTDSAKLLSGAMLGEKTGLSGNVTVRDIHLPATIIIRDQQGQKRQTKTDEQGKYQLDISGLTPPLRLLAIESGGNNCLLNNIPRAICLSAVAPSLHDGKENIANINPMTDRITSDIAVAAGYIGPQQLTDDTASPKLDAAAWKKAYADFHAGFNDALKQVGISTPTRFDPLTYPAAQQDAVTNIVSVINHNRNYHNNTGYSGHTVLTDSAFHPIVGLNDKGDYEPLDYRSARQNLDAIQKAQTRIFIVGDSTAATYEKMRFPRMGWGQVFEQQFSKNSGVKVVNGGRAGRSSRDYFYEGWFRQMQPLMKEGDFLFIQMGHNDQNCNGAKAVRGPADVANLCTYPNDAAGKKQAPQGKADMSFQTSLERYITFARQHKLTPVLLTPTTRVKTAEGKEGTPAVHSHFTKQNADNGYAFIGDYSQTIRDTAADNKVILLDVEPATIALANQGNSDHWKQYWLVIDPKQYPYYRDQAGSLSKPDTTHFQKKGAIAVAGIVADAIRQEPALALLAEKTASKHK
- the glnB gene encoding nitrogen regulatory protein P-II, which gives rise to MKKIDAIIKPFKLDDVREALAEVGITGMTVTEVKGFGRQKGHTELYRGAEYMVDFLPKVKIEIVVADDIVDTCVETITQTAQTGKIGDGKIFVFDVARVVRIRTGEEDEEAI
- a CDS encoding nickel/cobalt transporter, which produces MSVNLGSLPRRRPLLSRLCDLWPLWLFLALLASALHYIVGYWPQLMLQSAIWQKSLHQQMSHLLQMVEQQPHQAGLSLMMFSLVYGVLHAVGPGHGKVVIMTYLATHPSKLKSSLKLTLAASLVQGLMAVALVTVVLGILQLSSRTLHNSSFWMEKGSFVLVAGLGLLLCFRALKQLYTVLVQQPKPATILRVTQLNVPTDRRMMLRPVSAPLPSLHQHDTDCGCGHRHLPSNEELERDSSWRTRLMIVLAMGMRPCSGAILVLLFSKVIGVYLWGVASALVMAAGTAITISALAVLVFYCRRVVERLGANRASPVWQRAMFSLLAFAGGLILVGSGVLLYLNAQPAMMGGIRPFSG
- a CDS encoding ABC transporter substrate-binding protein, which codes for MKKWLFSVVVLLGLSASAIASANPIVIEDVSGRKVEIKSEVKRIILGEGRQIYLLAAFDTEAPFQRVVGWRDDLPKADYDGYLAYEKQYPEIKKLPTFGGAKDGTFNVEQALTLKPDLVLMNLESKAATDEGKLIEKLNSLGIPVVFIDFREKPFENAEKSIHIMGQLVGKPQRAEEIIKFRREQIELVTDRLKNYQGPRPKVMIDRAGGYDEECCMSFGDENFGRMVEAAGGDNIAKNIIPGTFGSLNPEQIISARPDVVVVTGANWKNYNTANGWVGVGPGADQKEALQRLQKLMERSAFKTLPVATNGNAHAIWHQFYDSPYQFVAIQVLAKWMHPELFNDIDPDATFRTFHEKFLPLPYQPGYWVTLPAKR
- the hmpA gene encoding NO-inducible flavohemoprotein; amino-acid sequence: MLDNHTIAIVKSTIPLLAETGPKLTAHFYDRMFTHNPELKDIFNMSNQRNGDQREALFNAICAYATNIENLGALLPAVERIAQKHASFNIQADQYQIVGNHLLATLDEMFSPGQAVLDAWGKAYGVLANVFIQRESDIYRNTEAKNGGWGGVRPFRIVNKQSQSAVITSFTLEPTDGQPIADFQPGQYLAVYIKHGSFANQEIRQYSLTHAPNGKSYRIAVKREAQGTVSGYLHDTAREGDIIHLAAPHGDFFLDISASTPVALISGGVGQTPMLGMLHTLKQQDHQAKVLWLHAAENGTAHAFANEIKQTGQALPQFQQHIWYREPQPDDRPGEDYHHSGLMQLASLKEELTTPDMHYYLCGPVVFMQFIAQQLLAMGIPAEQLHYECFGPHKVV